In the genome of Andrena cerasifolii isolate SP2316 chromosome 5, iyAndCera1_principal, whole genome shotgun sequence, one region contains:
- the Alien gene encoding COP9 signalosome complex subunit 2 alien: MSDGEDDFMCEEEEDYGLEYSEDSNSEPDVDLENQYYNSKALKEDDPRAALQSFQKVLDLEGGEKGEWGFKALKQMIKINFKLSNYKEMMARYKQLLTYIKSAVTRNHSEKSINSILDYISTSKNMELLQDFYETTLDALKDAKNDRLWFKTNTKLGKLYFDRSDFNKLAKILKQLHQSCQTDDGEDDLKKGTQLLEIYALEIQMYTAQKNNKKLKTLYEQSLYIKSAIPHPLIMGVIRECGGKMHLREGEFERAHTDFFEAFKNYDESGSPRRTTCLKYLVLANMLMKSGINPFDSQEAKPYKNDPEILAMTNLVVSYQNNDINQFELILKQNRNNIMDDPFIREHIEDLLRNIRTQVLIKLIKPYTRIYIPFISKELNIDVAEVESLLVSCILDSTIRGRIDQVNQVLELDKKSVCAARYNALDKWTRQLQSLHLAVVNKMS, encoded by the exons ATGTCAGACGGCGAGGATGATTTTATGTGTGAGGAAGAGGAGGATTATGGGCTT GAATACTCGGAAGACTCAAATTCAGAACCAGACGTCGATTTAGAGAATCAATATTATAATAGCAAAGCGTTGAAGGAGGACGATCCGAGGGCGGCACTGCAGAGTTTTCAGAAAGTTTTGGATTTGGAGGGAGGCGAAAAGGGTGAATGGGGCTTCAAGGCTTTGAAGCaaatgataaaaattaattttaaattg AGTAATTATAAAGAGATGATGGCCAGGTACAAACAATTATTAACTTATATTAAGAGCGCAGTTACGAGAAATCATTCAGAAAAGTCTATAAATTCCATATTGGACTATATCAGCACATCGAAGAAC ATGGAATTATTGCAAGACTTTTACGAAACCACCTTAGATGCGTTGAAAGATGCCAAGAACGATAGGTTATGGTTTAAAACCAACACGAAATTGGGAAAGTTGTACTTCGATCGGTCGGACTTTAATAAATTAGCCAAAATATTGAAGCAGCTTCATCAGAGTTGTCAG ACCGACGACGGGGAGGACGATCTGAAAAAGGGGACGCAACTTTTAGAGATCTATGCTTTAGAAATACAAATGTACACCGCGCAAAAGAACAATAAGAAATTAAAGACCTTGTACGAACAAAGCTTATATATTAAAAGTGCTATACCACATCCATTAATAATGGGAGTGATTAGAG AATGTGGAGGGAAAATGCACCTAAGAGAGGGCGAATTTGAGAGAGCACACACAGATTTCTTTgaagcctttaaaaattatgatGAGTCTGGATCACCAAGACGCACCACATGTTTAAAGTATTTAGTTCTAGCGAATAT GTTGATGAAATCTGGTATTAACCCATTTGACTCCCAAGAGGCAAAGCCATATAAAAACGATCCAGAGATCTTGGCGATGACGAATTTAGTGGTCAGTTACCAAAATAATGATATTAATCAATTTGAACTAATTTTAAAGCAAAATAGGAATAATATAATGGATGATCCCTTCATAAGAGAGCACATCGAAGATTTATTACGTAATATACGCACTCAG GTTctgattaaattaataaaaccgTACACTAGAATTTATATACCTTTCATAAGCAAAGAATTGAATATCGACGTGGCGGAGGTCGAGAGCCTTTTAGTGTCTTGTATTTTGGATAGTACGATTCGCGGCCGTATCGACCAG GTGAATCAAGTTCTCGAACTGGATAAGAAGTCAGTATGCGCAGCACGTTACAATGCACTCGACAAATGGACGCGCCAGTTGCAATCCCTGCATTTAGCTGTAGTGAACAAAATGTCGTAA
- the Cox7b gene encoding cytochrome c oxidase subunit 7B: protein MFRHMLRPVLRTTRSGTRSFQIPHDCRPPHMDELPVPSGSWQEAHDKAQSKYNLQLIVGVVTLVGTIVIGRMNGMLWLNYNAPVPPKQ from the exons ATGTTCCGGCACATGTTACGACCGGTTCTTCGAACCACGCGAAGTG GTACTCGTTCGTTTCAAATTCCCCACGACTGCAGGCCTCCGCATATGGATGAATTACCTGTGCCAAGTGGTTCATGGCAGGAAGCGCACGACAAAGCTCAGTCAAAATATAATTTACAGTTAATTGTTGGTGTTGTTACGCTTGTTGGTACCATCGTAATT ggTAGAATGAATGGAATGCTGTGGCTTAATTACAATGCACCAGTTCCACCGAAACAATAA
- the Sec3 gene encoding exocyst complex component Sec3 gives MAAIRHTLQREVFTPSDEKLLSVCYVSKAYKKKKMSFLCLTTTTDTPPSLLLYQVKKNDKNVFKKKQSWSLSDIQIVDGVKNDSADIELHIDKVYKWSVTTAQERRTFISNLYTYSCSFPQRPQFKNIPKEWLIDPSLLKESDSITFTPELLTSSITSDYQPITEREATDLKQMMEDCEYAVSNAELFMETLSKDLSILDGENVQSVLASEARVTQLMNSIEAAITEASIVEARLAAYDEALGRIREVMARVGQKNQAIHTANNNARLLLDQLNTVISQLDILPTHQRILSEAELPGEKEELSQAGAALLKAVTAPLPAGLDKLSAVTEQKRRLDKLRAKFSIIVARHLNNLFIHLGNDVGDISMAVADLILPTHQAVHHELEPYTELMQLLRALDNKAFIQLTKVYTDTMSKLYKRDLKRFFEEARNKLISKRLQANTSRSSGQRAEDLLSPAPICLLSGDVWAPVGDGNLLDTVLDCMLSQMQPVCLAEQAFCISFLQLDSVLSPSKSSEMEETDNASNGAASPGSVTSTASKKLERQVNEEVRATMAAIFPSLETELNNFIAFLDKIDSFWCMYVLVRLSQHVMSAQDTGSFLSMTFASALIQVKRAFDKFMQTQLQSILCDVKVNRRNKCGILPYVENFEPFARTAEKIFKNSDRKVDLEKWYTKLVSIMFEAIVTHSREHHKTPQEVIKMENFHHLYDLLSQLKISVLDHERKEAKQKYQDALRAYVTQYFGRPLEKLNLFFEGVQAKVGAGVKESEVSYQMAFSKQELRRVVKEYPAREVKKGLENLYRKVEKHLCEEENLLQVVWREMQGEFIAQYICIEELIQRCYPDSMVTLEFTIQEILDFFSEIARSH, from the exons ATGGCAGCGATACGGCACACGCTGCAGAGAGAGGTGTTTACACCTAGCGATGAGAAATTGCTGAGCGTATGTTACGTGAGTAAGGcatataagaaaaagaaaatgagtttTCTTTGCCTGACCACAACTACTGACACACCTCCGTCGTTGCTCCTCTACCAAGTGAAGAAGAATGATAAAAATGTGTTCAAGAAGAAGCAATCGTGGTCATTGAGCGATATTCAAATTGTTGACGGGGTTAAGAATGATTCCGCGGATATAGAATTGCACATAGATAAAGTGTACAAATGGTCGGTAACAACAGCTCAAGAGCGGAGGACGTTCATTAGCAATTTGTACACTTACTCTTGTAGTTTTCCTCAAAGAccgcaatttaaaaatattcctaagGAATGGCTTATAGATCCGAGCTTATTGAAGGAAAGCGATAGTATCACCTTTACGCCAG AACTTCTTACGTCATCTATCACATCAGATTATCAACCTATTACGGAGAGAGAAGCTACTGATTTAAAACAGATGATGGAAGATTGTGAATATGCAGTTTCTAATGCTGAACTCTTTATGGAAACACTTTCCAAAGATCTTTCCATTCTTGACGGG gaaaatgtACAGTCAGTGTTGGCATCGGAAGCTCGTGTAACTCAATTGATGAACAGCATAGAGGCAGCGATAACTGAAGCTTCTATTGTCGAAGCCCGTCTCGCAGCTTATGACGAAGCACTTGGTAGAATTAGGGAAGTTATGGCTCGGGTGGGTCAGAAAAATCAAGCCATCCACACAGCTAATAATAATGCAAGACTTTTGTTGGATCAGTTGAATACAGTAATT TCGCAATTAGATATTCTGCCAACCCATCAGCGTATTCTGAGCGAAGCTGAGCTTCCCGGAGAGAAAGAGGAGCTCAGCCAAGCGGGCGCTGCCCTTTTGAAAGCGGTAACAGCTCCTTTACCAGCGGGACTTGATAAATTAAGTGCAGTGACTGAACAGAAAAGACGTCTCGACAAACTTAGAGCAAAATTTTCTATAATCGTAGCTAGGCACCTAAATAATCTGTTCATACACTTG GGCAACGATGTTGGAGATATATCGATGGCAGTGGCAGACTTAATTCTTCCAACGCATCAAGCAGTTCATCATGAACTTGAACCATACACTGAATTAATGCAATTATTAAGAGCGTTAGATAATAAGGCTTTTATACAGTTGACTAAAGTTTATACAGATACAATGAGCAAATTGTATAAGAGGGACTTGAAACGATTCTTCGAGGAAGCAAGAAATAAACTTATTTCTAAACGGCTCCAAG cgaatacgTCAAGGTCTAGTGGACAAAGAGCAGAGGATTTATTGAGTCCAGCGCCTATTTGCCTGTTAAGCGGCGACGTATGGGCACCCGTAGGGGATGGGAATCTTTTAGACACAGTTCTCGATTGTATGCTCTCGCAAATGCAACCAGTTTGCCTCGCcgaacaagcattctgtatttCGTTCCTGCAATTGGATTCTGTTCTTTCCCCGTCAAAA AGTAGCGAAATGGAAGAAACAGATAATGCCAGTAACGGAGCTGCGAGTCCTGGTTCAGTGACTTCTACAGCAAGTAAAAAATTGGAGAGACAAGTGAACGAAGAAGTACGCGCGACAATGGCTGCTATATTTCCATCATTGGAAactgaattgaataattttattgcctTCTTGGATAAAATCGACAGCTT CTGGTGTATGTATGTCTTAGTACGCTTATCCCAGCATGTCATGTCAGCGCAAGATACTGGTTCCTTTCTATCCATGACATTTGCTTCGGCTTTGATTCAAGTTAAAAGAGCATTCGATAAATTTATGCAGACGCAATTACAGTCAATCTTGTGCGATGTAAAAGTGAATCGTAGAAACAAGTGTGGTATATTGCCATACGTGGAAAATTTTGAACCGTTTGCGAGAACAGCAGAAAAGATTTTCAAGAACTCGGACAGGAAGGTTGATCTTGagaagtggtatactaaattagtaAGTATAATGTTCGAAGCTATCGTCACTCATAGCAGAGAGCATCATAAGACTCCGCAAGAAGTTATCAAGATGG AAAACTTCCACCACTTGTACGATCTTCTATCGCAATTAAAAATATCTGTTCTTGATCACGAGCGTAAGGAAGCCAAGCAAAAGTATCAAGATGCTCTGCGCGCATATGTTACCCAATACTTTGGGAGACCTCTGGAAAAGCTGAAT CTGTTTTTCGAAGGTGTACAAGCCAAAGTCGGCGCTGGAGTTAAAGAGTCCGAAGTTAGTTATCAAATGGCGTTCAGCAAACAAGAGCTTAGGCGTGTCGTAAAAGAGTATCCAGCCCGGGAAGTGAAGAAGGGTTTAGAAAATTTGTATAGGAAAGTTGAGAAGCATCTGTGCGAGGAAGAAAATTTGTTGCAG GTGGTTTGGCGTGAAATGCAAGGTGAATTTATTGCACAGTATATATGCATAGAAGAATTAATTCAACGATGTTACCCAGATAGTATGGTAACGCTTGAGTTTACTATACAAGAGATTTTAGATTTCTTCTCAGAAATAGCTCGATCTCATTGA
- the LOC143369204 gene encoding HIG1 domain family member 1A, mitochondrial-like, giving the protein MDNQWEDVKQLEMPAEAYKQTKEFEDPSFGDSLYRVTKKSPFLIAGIIGFTAICGIGAYKWRTRKIPPALFLVQLRVAAQGTAIACMTLGMMQHLYTDYVTKKEVKHKRN; this is encoded by the exons ATGGACAATCAGTGGGAAGATGTTAAACAGCTAGAAATGCCAGCAGAGGCATATAAACAAACTAAAGAATTTGAAGATCCATCATTCGGGGATTCGTTGTATAGAGTGACAAAAAAATCGCCTTTCCTTATAGCAG GTATAATAGGTTTCACTGCTATATGCGGAATAGGCGCCTACAAATGGAGAACGAGAAAGATACCGCCTGCATTGTTTCTCGTACAGCTGAGAGTCGCGGCTCAAGGTACAGCAATAGCATGTATGACTCTGGGAATGATGCAGCACTTGTATACAGACTATGTAACTAAAAAGGAAGTTAAACATAAAAGGAACTAG